Proteins found in one Vicinamibacteria bacterium genomic segment:
- a CDS encoding 2OG-Fe(II) oxygenase: MIDLDAVRHTPLLHSPFAHFVVPRFVRKDAFAPILRDFPEMPHPGSFPLSKLRYGPAFQALVDALQGGDLREVVEKKFDIDLADRPTLITVRGRARAKDGRIHTDTSVKLITVLVYLNEGWTGDGGLLRLLRSSSSLDDFFAEVRPELGTAVFFRCTDNAWHGHTPFVGERRALQLNWVRDASVVRREERRHALSAGVKSWMSLRAVRQERNL; the protein is encoded by the coding sequence ATGATCGACCTCGACGCGGTGCGGCACACGCCGCTATTGCACTCGCCCTTCGCGCATTTCGTCGTGCCTCGCTTCGTTAGGAAGGACGCGTTCGCCCCGATCCTTCGTGATTTTCCCGAGATGCCCCATCCGGGAAGCTTTCCTCTCAGCAAGCTGCGTTATGGCCCGGCGTTTCAAGCCCTCGTGGACGCGCTTCAGGGGGGCGACCTTCGGGAGGTCGTCGAGAAGAAGTTCGACATCGACCTCGCCGATCGTCCCACGCTGATAACCGTCCGCGGCCGTGCCCGTGCCAAGGACGGGCGCATCCACACCGACACTTCCGTCAAGCTCATTACCGTCCTCGTTTACCTCAATGAGGGATGGACGGGGGACGGAGGGTTGCTGCGGTTGCTTCGATCCTCCTCGAGCCTCGACGACTTCTTCGCCGAGGTGCGTCCCGAGCTCGGCACGGCGGTGTTCTTTCGGTGCACCGACAATGCCTGGCACGGACACACTCCGTTCGTGGGCGAGCGCCGGGCCCTTCAGCTCAACTGGGTGCGAGATGCTTCGGTAGTTCGCCGCGAGGAGCGCCGCCACGCGCTGTCGGCGGGAGTGAAGAGCTGGATGTCGTTGCGCGCCGTTCGGCAAGAGAGGAACCTGTAG
- a CDS encoding membrane dipeptidase → MRRTHSRRKILKLGGGALSGAVLAPMIQRGRFLLFAGTSQEQEFSARALKLVEESTVIDMLAPLSIVSERRSEWLRRPESFTEAELRLYRDSGIDLFHDTTGDTSGDDAFAGALQWAAQWNGFLAHHSEWFLRITTREHLRDLNGSGKIGFLLGLQNSDHFRTVDDIDLFFGLGQRVSQLTYNTQNRIGTGCMDRSDGGLSDFGIDVVKKMNEVGMAVDLSHCGDQTTLDGIEASAKPPLLTHTNARALNPGYPRNKTDETFKKMAAKGGVAGMTAVRSFVRDSEPTTIEHLLDHYDHVAKLVGVEHLGIGSDTDIRGGYDAQSKDDWEQTGGRYRAQYRFRHKIDMDEMTQTKRTYLLTEGLIRRGYNDADISLVLGGNFQRVLGEIWTV, encoded by the coding sequence ATGCGAAGAACCCATTCCCGACGCAAAATCTTGAAGCTCGGTGGGGGCGCTCTTTCGGGCGCCGTCTTGGCCCCGATGATCCAGCGCGGTCGCTTTCTTCTGTTCGCGGGAACTTCCCAAGAGCAGGAGTTCTCGGCCCGGGCATTGAAGCTCGTCGAGGAGTCGACGGTCATCGACATGCTCGCGCCGCTCTCGATCGTCTCCGAGCGAAGGAGCGAGTGGCTCCGCCGGCCGGAGAGCTTCACCGAAGCCGAGCTCCGCCTCTATCGCGATTCGGGGATCGATCTGTTTCACGACACGACCGGGGACACGAGCGGAGACGACGCCTTCGCCGGAGCGCTCCAGTGGGCGGCGCAGTGGAACGGCTTTCTCGCCCACCATTCGGAATGGTTTCTCCGCATCACCACCCGGGAGCATTTGAGGGATTTGAACGGCTCGGGAAAGATCGGTTTTCTTCTCGGGCTCCAGAACTCCGATCACTTCCGCACGGTCGACGACATCGACCTGTTCTTCGGCCTCGGCCAGCGGGTCTCCCAGCTCACCTACAACACCCAGAACCGCATCGGGACCGGCTGCATGGACCGCAGTGACGGAGGCCTCAGCGACTTCGGGATCGACGTCGTGAAGAAGATGAACGAGGTGGGGATGGCGGTCGATCTCAGTCACTGCGGCGACCAGACGACGCTCGACGGTATCGAAGCCTCGGCGAAACCGCCGCTGCTCACTCATACCAATGCGAGGGCCCTCAACCCCGGCTACCCCCGGAACAAGACCGACGAGACCTTCAAGAAAATGGCGGCGAAGGGCGGCGTCGCGGGGATGACCGCGGTGCGGAGCTTCGTGCGCGACTCCGAGCCCACGACGATCGAGCATCTCCTCGATCATTACGATCATGTCGCGAAGCTCGTCGGGGTGGAGCACCTGGGGATCGGCTCGGACACGGACATCCGCGGCGGCTATGACGCGCAGAGCAAGGACGACTGGGAGCAGACCGGAGGCCGCTACCGGGCGCAATACCGCTTCCGCCACAAGATCGATATGGACGAGATGACCCAGACCAAGCGAACGTACCTGCTCACCGAAGGATTGATTCGGCGGGGCTACAACGACGCCGACATCTCTCTCGTCCTCGGAGGGAACTTCCAGCGCGTGTTGGGCGAAATCTGGACGGTTTGA
- the waaC gene encoding lipopolysaccharide heptosyltransferase I: MGPSFLVVRLSSLGDLVHTLPAVSALRRGFPDSRIDWLVERRHSEVLRDNPDIDEVIEVDTLAWRRRLLSRRTWSEIRSSVRRIRARRYDAVLDLQGTIKSSVSSFLAKGNRRIGFADDQLKERVAGWLYTERVHPNGNRAHAIDRHLYLLTALGIESDRRSFPIAVSEEVESVGRATLSGLGLTDFVVVNPGGSWTTKRWSPEKFGALAAAIYREWKLPTLITWGPGEQGLAREVAEASASAAQVAPATSLREMMPLVRKARLLVSGDTGPMHVASALGVPVVGIFGPTDPARNGPFGEADEVVLKTVACGPCYKQRCPGFGNVCMTSIEVEDVLSAVRRKLGSR, from the coding sequence GTGGGTCCGTCTTTTCTGGTGGTACGTCTCAGCTCGCTGGGAGACCTCGTCCACACGCTGCCAGCCGTCTCCGCGTTGAGGAGGGGGTTTCCCGACTCCCGCATCGACTGGCTCGTCGAAAGGCGGCATAGCGAGGTGCTCCGGGACAATCCCGACATCGACGAGGTGATCGAAGTCGACACCCTGGCGTGGCGCCGCCGCCTGCTTTCGCGGAGGACGTGGAGTGAGATCCGGTCGAGCGTCCGGAGGATTCGAGCGCGCCGCTACGACGCCGTGCTGGATCTGCAGGGAACCATCAAATCCTCGGTCTCGTCATTTCTTGCCAAGGGGAACCGGCGCATCGGCTTTGCGGACGATCAGCTGAAGGAGCGCGTCGCCGGGTGGCTCTACACCGAACGAGTTCATCCAAACGGCAACCGGGCGCACGCGATCGATCGTCACCTCTACCTCCTGACGGCCCTCGGGATCGAAAGCGACCGGCGCTCCTTCCCCATCGCCGTGTCCGAAGAGGTCGAGTCCGTCGGACGAGCGACGCTTTCCGGACTCGGCTTGACCGACTTCGTGGTCGTGAACCCGGGAGGGTCCTGGACCACCAAGAGGTGGAGTCCCGAGAAGTTCGGGGCCCTCGCCGCCGCCATTTACCGGGAATGGAAACTCCCCACATTGATCACCTGGGGCCCGGGTGAGCAGGGCCTGGCCCGGGAGGTCGCAGAGGCTTCGGCTTCCGCGGCGCAGGTCGCGCCCGCCACATCGCTCAGGGAGATGATGCCACTCGTCCGGAAAGCCAGACTCCTCGTGAGCGGCGACACCGGCCCGATGCACGTTGCTTCGGCGTTGGGTGTTCCTGTCGTCGGGATCTTCGGGCCCACCGATCCCGCTCGGAACGGGCCGTTCGGCGAGGCGGACGAGGTCGTGTTGAAAACGGTGGCCTGCGGTCCTTGTTACAAACAGCGCTGTCCCGGGTTCGGCAACGTTTGTATGACCTCCATCGAGGTCGAGGACGTTCTTTCGGCGGTGCGAAGAAAGCTGGGCTCGCGATGA
- a CDS encoding cysteine synthase family protein: MTKKLTGPPRPTKSVLETIGNTPLVELTRLAPSRGARIFVKLEQFNPTGSYKDRMAKAMIEGAESRGLLLPRATVVELTGGSTGSSLALVCAVKGYRLKLVSSDAYSREKLDTMRALGAEVTIVPSEEGRITPDLLERMRSEAARIAREEGAYWTNQFRSHDAVEGYSGIGREIFAQLDGAPEAFVGAVGTGGMLVGVSRTLKRHGTRIVALEPASSPVLTQGRAGPHRVEGVGVGFVPPLLEKEFYDEVWAIEERDAREMSLRLAREEGIFAGTSSGLNVVGARMMASRLPEEARVVTVAVDTGLKYLSGDLFR; this comes from the coding sequence TTGACGAAGAAACTCACGGGGCCGCCCCGCCCGACGAAGAGCGTTCTCGAGACGATCGGCAACACGCCGCTGGTCGAGCTCACCCGCCTGGCGCCGTCCAGGGGAGCTCGCATTTTCGTCAAGCTCGAGCAGTTCAACCCCACCGGTTCCTATAAGGACCGGATGGCGAAGGCGATGATCGAAGGTGCGGAATCGCGGGGCCTGCTTCTTCCCCGAGCCACCGTGGTCGAGCTCACCGGGGGAAGCACGGGCTCCTCGCTCGCCCTGGTGTGCGCCGTGAAAGGTTATCGACTCAAGCTGGTCTCCTCCGACGCCTACTCTCGAGAAAAGCTCGACACCATGCGGGCGCTCGGCGCGGAGGTGACGATCGTTCCCAGCGAGGAAGGTCGGATCACACCGGACCTCCTCGAGAGGATGAGGAGCGAGGCCGCACGAATCGCTCGAGAAGAGGGCGCGTATTGGACGAACCAATTCAGAAGCCATGACGCCGTCGAGGGCTACTCGGGGATCGGTCGTGAGATCTTCGCCCAGCTCGATGGTGCTCCGGAAGCGTTCGTGGGCGCGGTAGGAACGGGCGGCATGTTGGTCGGCGTGAGTCGAACGTTGAAGCGCCATGGCACCCGGATCGTCGCCCTCGAGCCCGCTTCGTCTCCCGTTCTCACGCAAGGTCGGGCGGGCCCGCACCGTGTCGAAGGCGTCGGAGTCGGCTTCGTGCCTCCTCTGCTCGAAAAGGAGTTCTACGACGAGGTATGGGCCATCGAGGAGCGAGACGCGCGTGAGATGTCACTTCGCCTCGCGAGAGAGGAAGGGATCTTTGCCGGCACGTCTTCGGGACTGAACGTCGTTGGCGCTCGGATGATGGCCTCCCGACTGCCCGAGGAAGCCCGCGTGGTCACCGTGGCGGTCGATACCGGCCTCAAGTATCTCTCCGGCGATCTCTTTCGTTAG
- a CDS encoding helix-turn-helix domain-containing protein, which translates to MSDPARLRAPGATELFITKRYRNHDSLLADALREAEGNQARAARSLGVRYHQLRHYLAKHRLGEES; encoded by the coding sequence ATTTCTGACCCGGCCAGGCTCCGGGCGCCGGGAGCCACTGAGCTGTTCATCACAAAAAGGTACCGGAATCACGATTCCCTCCTTGCCGACGCGCTCCGCGAAGCGGAGGGCAATCAGGCGCGCGCGGCACGTTCGCTCGGCGTCCGCTACCACCAGCTCCGCCACTACCTGGCCAAGCACCGGCTGGGCGAAGAAAGCTAG
- a CDS encoding argininosuccinate synthase, whose translation MGRKKVVLAYSGGLDTSVAIPWLKENYDCDVVAMLADVGQGEDLQKAANKARAIGASKTYVEDLRSEFVRDYVFPAIRAGARYEGTYLLGTSLARPIIAKRQVEIAIDEKAEAVAHGCTGKGNDQVRFELTYQALAPELEVIAPWRIWNIRSREDALAYAAAHGIPVEQSKENIYSRDQNLMHLSHEGGVLEDPWTPPPANLYQLTASPDEAPDEPQLVSIGFKRGTPVSVDDRAAEPVALLENLNALGGKHGVGRLDIVENRLVGMKSRGVYETPGGTILHEAHRALESITLDRQTSHFKTIIANRYADLVYDGQWFSPLREALDAFVESTQETVTGEVLVQLYKGTVQAVGRRSPFSLYSEQFATFGEDDVYQQADAEGFIRILGLPQRIRYLTHKARLATLSPVLAKWQEKNQLEGVGSGVR comes from the coding sequence ATGGGCCGAAAGAAGGTCGTTCTCGCCTATTCGGGAGGGCTCGACACCTCCGTCGCCATTCCGTGGCTCAAGGAGAACTACGACTGCGATGTCGTCGCCATGCTCGCCGATGTTGGCCAGGGAGAAGACCTCCAAAAGGCGGCGAACAAGGCGCGCGCCATCGGCGCCTCGAAGACTTATGTCGAGGACCTGCGCTCCGAGTTCGTTCGAGATTACGTGTTTCCCGCAATCCGCGCGGGAGCGCGCTACGAAGGTACCTATCTTCTTGGCACATCGCTCGCGCGGCCCATCATCGCGAAACGACAGGTCGAGATCGCGATCGACGAGAAAGCGGAAGCCGTGGCGCACGGCTGCACCGGCAAGGGCAACGATCAGGTGCGATTCGAGCTCACTTATCAGGCGCTCGCCCCCGAGCTCGAAGTGATTGCTCCCTGGCGCATCTGGAACATCCGTTCCCGCGAGGACGCGCTCGCTTACGCCGCGGCTCATGGCATCCCCGTCGAGCAGAGCAAGGAGAATATCTACAGCCGAGACCAAAACTTGATGCACTTGAGCCACGAAGGAGGCGTTCTCGAGGACCCGTGGACACCGCCGCCCGCGAACCTGTATCAGTTGACGGCCTCGCCCGATGAAGCTCCCGATGAGCCTCAGCTGGTTTCCATCGGCTTCAAACGGGGGACACCGGTCTCGGTGGACGACCGCGCGGCGGAGCCGGTCGCGCTGCTCGAGAATCTGAACGCGCTCGGCGGAAAACACGGCGTGGGCCGGCTCGATATCGTCGAGAACCGTCTCGTGGGAATGAAATCTCGAGGGGTTTATGAAACGCCCGGCGGGACGATTCTGCACGAAGCCCACCGCGCGCTCGAGAGCATCACCCTCGACCGCCAGACCTCTCACTTCAAAACGATCATCGCGAACCGTTACGCCGATCTCGTGTACGACGGCCAGTGGTTCTCTCCGCTGCGGGAAGCCCTCGATGCTTTCGTCGAGTCCACCCAGGAGACCGTGACCGGCGAAGTCCTGGTCCAGCTCTACAAGGGGACGGTGCAGGCTGTTGGCCGCCGCTCGCCCTTCAGCCTCTATTCCGAGCAGTTCGCGACGTTCGGCGAGGACGACGTCTACCAGCAGGCGGACGCCGAGGGCTTCATCCGCATACTCGGTCTGCCGCAGAGAATTCGCTACTTGACCCATAAGGCTCGGCTAGCGACACTCTCTCCCGTGCTCGCCAAATGGCAGGAGAAGAATCAACTCGAAGGGGTGGGCTCCGGGGTTCGGTGA
- the argH gene encoding argininosuccinate lyase — protein MAGEESTRRGGLRGSVKLWGGRFRAPTAPELERLGHSIHFDRRLWAEDVDVNRAYARELHAVGLLGDNELETLLAGLDRVGERLREEPPLDDEDIHTAVERTLAEEISPEIAAKLPTGRSRNDLAATELRIYVARAIAVRIEELRRLQSSLVEKAKAHTKTMLPGYTHLRRGQPVVFAQYLLAYFWALERDRSRLAAARSRCRQLPLGAGALAGNPFGVDRKRLAEALDFDGVLPNSIDAVSARDHLIEVLTAAAILGTHLSRMAEDLILFSSAEFGFVSLDERYATGSSIMPQKQNPDGLELTRGKAGRLIGDLVALLTAVKGLPTGYQRDLQEDKEPVFDALDTLALVLPVMDGIVRTLVVNEHAMAEALSSDLLATDLAEYLVRKGVPFRTAHETVGRVLALASEMGVEPQALSLEQLEEISSAFDDDVTSVWSFEASIALRDTEGGVSPRALEEQLTKAFRALDTPADPE, from the coding sequence ATGGCAGGAGAAGAATCAACTCGAAGGGGTGGGCTCCGGGGTTCGGTGAAGCTCTGGGGTGGCCGATTCCGAGCGCCCACGGCGCCGGAGCTCGAAAGGCTCGGCCACTCGATTCATTTCGACCGGAGGCTCTGGGCCGAGGACGTCGACGTCAATCGGGCCTACGCGCGTGAGCTCCATGCCGTAGGCCTTCTCGGCGACAACGAGCTCGAGACCCTCCTCGCGGGACTCGACCGCGTCGGGGAGAGGCTTCGAGAAGAGCCTCCCCTCGACGACGAAGACATCCACACCGCCGTGGAGCGGACTCTCGCCGAAGAGATCTCCCCGGAGATTGCGGCGAAGCTTCCGACCGGACGGAGCCGAAACGACCTCGCCGCGACCGAGCTGCGCATCTACGTGGCGCGAGCGATCGCGGTTCGGATCGAGGAGCTGCGTCGGCTCCAGTCCAGTTTGGTGGAAAAAGCAAAGGCCCACACCAAGACGATGCTGCCAGGATACACGCACCTCCGGCGCGGGCAGCCCGTGGTCTTCGCTCAGTATCTGCTCGCGTATTTCTGGGCGCTCGAGCGCGACCGCTCGCGGCTCGCGGCCGCGCGATCTCGTTGCCGCCAGCTTCCTCTCGGTGCGGGAGCTCTCGCGGGGAACCCTTTCGGCGTCGATCGCAAAAGGCTGGCCGAGGCACTCGACTTCGACGGCGTTCTCCCCAACAGTATCGACGCCGTCTCCGCCCGTGACCACCTGATCGAGGTTCTCACGGCTGCCGCAATCCTCGGGACTCACCTCTCGCGGATGGCCGAGGATCTGATTCTCTTCTCGTCGGCCGAGTTCGGCTTCGTCTCCCTGGACGAGCGGTACGCGACCGGCTCGAGCATCATGCCGCAGAAGCAGAATCCGGACGGACTCGAGCTGACTCGAGGAAAGGCGGGTCGGCTGATCGGTGACCTGGTGGCTCTCCTCACCGCCGTCAAAGGCTTGCCCACTGGATATCAACGCGATCTCCAGGAAGACAAAGAGCCCGTTTTCGACGCGCTCGACACCTTGGCCCTCGTGCTGCCGGTGATGGACGGGATCGTGCGCACGCTCGTCGTGAACGAGCACGCCATGGCGGAGGCCCTCTCCTCGGACCTTTTGGCGACCGACCTCGCCGAGTATCTCGTCCGCAAGGGTGTTCCGTTCCGGACCGCGCACGAGACCGTCGGACGCGTGCTCGCCCTCGCGAGCGAGATGGGCGTCGAGCCCCAGGCGCTTTCGCTCGAGCAGCTCGAGGAGATCTCTTCCGCGTTCGACGACGACGTTACCTCGGTCTGGAGCTTCGAAGCTTCTATCGCCCTCCGTGATACGGAAGGTGGCGTCTCGCCGCGGGCCCTCGAAGAGCAGCTGACCAAGGCCTTTCGAGCGCTGGACACGCCCGCGGATCCGGAATAA